From the genome of Halobacterium sp. R2-5:
AGCGCTGGAGGCCCTGCTCGATGAACTCCATCTCGTCGGCCATCAGGCGCTCACCTCCTCCTCGGGCTCGGCGACCACGAGCTCGACGTCACAGATGGTCGTGTTCCACGGGTCCGCCTTCCCCATCGCGCGGGGCTTGCGGCCGCGGCTCTCGTCGACCTTGTGTGGGGCGACGTGTTCGATGACCATCTCCTCGGCGTCGAAGCCCTGCTGGTCGGCGTTGTTCGCCACGTTGTCGAGGAGCTTCTGGAAGTTCTTCGAGGCCTTCTCCGGGTAGCGCCCGGCGTCCCAGCCCTCGATGTCGTTCCGGTGGCCGACGCCGCTGTTGTGCTGCTTGAACGGCACCGACTGCTCCTCGTTGATGACGGCGTCGAGGTACTCTCGCGCCTCGGCGACCGTCTTGCCCTTGATCTCGCGGGCGATGGCTTTGCTGTGCTTCAGGCTGATGGACCGCTCCCGGAGCATCGCTTTCGCGGTGGTCTCGGGGTCTGTGTCCACGCTGTAGCTGATTCCCATGGTTTACTTGAGCGGCACGAACTTCGAGGAGCGGGTCGCGCCGATGCCCGCCTGCCCGTGTTCGACGGACGTTCGCGTGAGCTGGAACTCGCCGAGGTAGTGCCCGATCATCTCGGGCTGAATCTCGACGCGCTCGAACTCCTGACCGGTGTACACCGCGAACGTCAGGTCGACGAACTCCGGCAGCACCGGCATGTCGCGCAGGTGCGTCCGGATGGGGTCGTTGGCCGTCTCCTCGGGCTCCGATTCGCGGGCCTCCTCGAGCACCTTCTGGTGCTCGTCGGAGAGCCCGCGGGTGATGGTTCGCCGCTGGCGTGCGGGGAGCAGTTCCGCGACTTCCTCCAGGCTCATCTCCTGGAGTTCGTCGAGGTCGTGGCCGCGGTAGGTGAACTCACCCTCGCGGCCGGTTCGGTATTCCGTGCTCATGATTACTTGTTGCTCTTGCGGCCGGTTCGCTTCGACGCGATGTCACCGACCTTCCGGCCCGGCGGCGCGTTACGCGACACGCTCTTCGGGCGACCGGGGTGCTGGCGGCCGCCGCCACCGAACGGGTGGTCGACGGCGTTCATCGCGACGCCGCGGACTTTCGGCCACTTGCCGCCGCGGGTCTTCATCTTGTGGTGCTTGTTCCCGGCCTTCACGAACGGCTTGTCCGTGCGGCCGCCGCCGGCGACGACGCCGATGGTCGCCCGGCAGTCCGGGGACAGGCGCTTGACTTCGCCGCTCGGCAGCTGGACGACCGCGGCGTCGCGCTCGTGCGTGACGAGGTCCGCGTTGACCCCGCTCGCGCGAGCGAACTTGCCGCCGTCGCCCGGCTGGCTCTCGACGTTACAGATGGGCACGCCCTCGGGGATCTCCCCGAGCGGCAGCGTGTTGCCCTCCTCGATGGACGCCGAGATGCCGACTTCGAGGGTGTCGCCGACGGCGACGCCCTCGCTGGCGAGCACGAGGCGCTGGTCGCCGTCCTCGAACTCGACGTTCGCGACCGGCGCGCTGCGCGCGGGGTCGTGCTCGATGTCGACGACCTCGCCCGCCAGCACGTCGGTGTCCTCGGTCTTCCGGTGCGACAGCTCCGCCTTGTATCGGTGCGACGGCGCGCGGAACGTCGAACTGCCGCGCCCGCGTCGCTGACCCTGGATTCTGCGTCCCATGTTCAGAACACCCCGATGCGGGAGGCGACGTCCTGCGCGTCGTCGTCCTCCGAGAGTGTGACTGTCGCCTTCTTCTCTGCCTCGGGCGT
Proteins encoded in this window:
- a CDS encoding 50S ribosomal protein L22 yields the protein MGISYSVDTDPETTAKAMLRERSISLKHSKAIAREIKGKTVAEAREYLDAVINEEQSVPFKQHNSGVGHRNDIEGWDAGRYPEKASKNFQKLLDNVANNADQQGFDAEEMVIEHVAPHKVDESRGRKPRAMGKADPWNTTICDVELVVAEPEEEVSA
- a CDS encoding 30S ribosomal protein S19, whose translation is MSTEYRTGREGEFTYRGHDLDELQEMSLEEVAELLPARQRRTITRGLSDEHQKVLEEARESEPEETANDPIRTHLRDMPVLPEFVDLTFAVYTGQEFERVEIQPEMIGHYLGEFQLTRTSVEHGQAGIGATRSSKFVPLK
- a CDS encoding 50S ribosomal protein L2, whose amino-acid sequence is MGRRIQGQRRGRGSSTFRAPSHRYKAELSHRKTEDTDVLAGEVVDIEHDPARSAPVANVEFEDGDQRLVLASEGVAVGDTLEVGISASIEEGNTLPLGEIPEGVPICNVESQPGDGGKFARASGVNADLVTHERDAAVVQLPSGEVKRLSPDCRATIGVVAGGGRTDKPFVKAGNKHHKMKTRGGKWPKVRGVAMNAVDHPFGGGGRQHPGRPKSVSRNAPPGRKVGDIASKRTGRKSNK